Proteins from one Paenibacillus sp. J23TS9 genomic window:
- a CDS encoding sensor histidine kinase translates to MKENRRLNPRWRLSDMSMERRLLLVFIIIIILPLSVISLISYNSYSRSIQENTVLYSRNMIGQMMERVDDYIEDMKRISSIPAYIDDIKLNLVRSNEYHEQRQQVVGKDGSNTYPNDFDLQLSIQRGIEGNIAFINNIKRGANSVYIFDQYGNGYYSSKDGAVRLDIADSYKLWMDKVAATHGEALLFSTQEYRSNLKSTRYAFTVVRKILDRSLNPIGLIAVDANISVIEDQVVELDKVTRGTSLIIDEQGAVIYDSGRKMLAVNASGNPVVLKAKGTSGSFYDTVDGKRQLYIYSTSPLTQWKVIIRIPVKELTKEADVTRNVTLLATLFIIGVALLASIILSFAFTKPMKKMIGLMRRVQAGDLSVKFKVKHRDEIGQLGNQFNRMLSRIQHLIDDIYQIESQKKEAEMQALQSQINPHFVYNTLETIRMTAELNDDTDAADMISILGKMLRYSIGGKIHDEVPLREEIDHVIHYVQLLNYRYPNRFELHLDIPEPLMRYAIIRLLFQPIVENAVYHGLDDLKLKMNIWIEAEMTPRLTRMTIRDDGCGMDEGSLETLNQSLQAAAAPRREGNGGIGLRNVHERIRLQYGSSYGMRVFSRLGAGTEVVIELPPLGTKSVLLKSSRDDHGGDGH, encoded by the coding sequence ATGAAGGAGAACCGGCGTCTGAACCCGCGCTGGCGGCTGAGTGACATGAGTATGGAACGGCGTTTGCTGCTGGTTTTTATTATCATCATTATTCTTCCGTTGTCTGTGATCAGCCTGATTTCTTATAACAGTTATTCACGCTCCATTCAGGAAAATACGGTTCTCTACTCACGGAATATGATTGGACAGATGATGGAGAGGGTGGATGATTATATCGAGGATATGAAGCGGATTTCGTCCATTCCCGCCTATATTGACGATATCAAACTCAATCTGGTGCGTTCCAATGAATATCATGAGCAGAGGCAGCAGGTTGTAGGCAAGGACGGCAGCAATACGTACCCGAATGATTTTGATCTGCAGCTGTCCATCCAGCGGGGGATCGAGGGGAATATCGCGTTTATCAACAATATTAAAAGAGGAGCAAATTCGGTCTATATCTTTGATCAGTACGGCAACGGATATTATTCCAGCAAGGACGGCGCCGTAAGGCTGGATATAGCGGACAGCTACAAGCTCTGGATGGACAAAGTGGCAGCCACGCATGGTGAAGCGCTTCTGTTCAGCACACAGGAATACCGGAGTAATCTGAAGAGTACCCGTTATGCGTTTACGGTTGTCCGCAAAATCCTTGACCGCTCCTTAAATCCCATCGGACTGATCGCGGTAGACGCGAATATCAGCGTGATCGAGGACCAAGTGGTGGAGCTCGATAAGGTTACCCGGGGAACCTCGCTGATTATTGATGAACAAGGGGCTGTGATTTATGACAGCGGCCGTAAAATGCTGGCGGTCAACGCATCCGGCAACCCGGTAGTGTTAAAGGCAAAAGGAACCAGCGGCAGCTTCTACGATACAGTGGATGGCAAACGCCAGCTGTACATATACTCCACATCTCCCCTGACGCAGTGGAAGGTGATTATTCGGATTCCGGTCAAGGAGCTCACGAAGGAGGCGGATGTGACCCGCAATGTGACGCTTTTGGCCACGCTGTTCATCATAGGTGTTGCACTGCTCGCCTCTATCATTCTATCCTTTGCATTTACAAAGCCGATGAAGAAAATGATCGGGCTGATGCGTAGAGTACAGGCAGGGGATTTAAGCGTCAAGTTTAAGGTCAAACACCGCGATGAGATCGGGCAGCTGGGCAACCAGTTCAATCGCATGCTCAGCCGGATTCAGCATTTGATCGACGATATCTACCAAATCGAGAGCCAGAAGAAGGAAGCGGAGATGCAGGCGCTGCAGAGCCAGATCAACCCCCATTTTGTCTACAACACGCTGGAGACGATCCGGATGACGGCTGAGCTGAATGATGACACGGATGCAGCCGACATGATCTCTATTTTGGGAAAAATGCTGCGTTACAGCATCGGTGGCAAAATTCACGATGAGGTTCCTCTGCGTGAGGAGATCGATCATGTCATTCATTATGTACAGCTGCTGAATTATCGGTATCCGAATCGGTTTGAGCTTCATCTGGATATACCTGAGCCACTGATGAGATACGCAATTATCCGCCTGCTGTTCCAGCCGATCGTGGAAAACGCGGTTTATCATGGGTTGGATGATCTCAAGCTTAAGATGAATATATGGATAGAGGCGGAAATGACGCCGCGGTTGACGCGTATGACAATCCGTGATGATGGCTGCGGTATGGATGAAGGATCGCTCGAGACGCTAAATCAGTCGCTGCAGGCCGCGGCGGCTCCGCGGAGGGAAGGCAACGGTGGCATTGGCCTGCGGAATGTGCATGAACGAATCCGTCTGCAGTATGGCAGTTCGTACGGGATGAGAGTATTCAGCCGTCTGGGGGCAGGCACTGAGGTTGTGATTGAGCTGCCGCCGCTGGGTACAAAGTCGGTATTGCTCAAAAGCAGCCGGGATGATCACGGGGGGGATGGTCATTGA
- a CDS encoding alpha/beta hydrolase, with product MTAVITVIVCLILIVLVLLGASMYFYNVGIRRSKKDFLEEDPSLIKMDNPWEHEEEWLKSQPLETLHLQAEDGLSLTGYYIPSAEPSDRTVVLVHGYYSQGREMGAFAKLYHEMGFHVLMPDNRGHGQSGGSYIGFGWPDRRDIIRWIGYVVKRSGPQTQMLLHGVSMGGATVLMTSGEKLPEQVKCIVSDCAYTSIKDILTYQLKQMYKLPPFPLLPITSLMSKLRAGYFFGEGSALKQVAMTKLPILFIHGDKDTFVPFEMVNRLAAAAGGEKELYVVPGAVHANAYFMDKKSYRERIGRFASRYLGVALADQKRSSHLDGNNDSRERIQLDDRT from the coding sequence ATGACGGCAGTAATAACGGTCATCGTTTGTCTTATTTTGATTGTGCTCGTGCTATTAGGAGCCAGTATGTACTTCTATAATGTCGGGATCCGGCGCAGCAAAAAGGATTTTCTGGAGGAGGATCCCTCCCTTATTAAGATGGATAACCCGTGGGAGCATGAAGAGGAATGGTTGAAGAGCCAGCCGCTTGAAACGCTTCATTTGCAGGCCGAGGATGGGCTTTCATTAACGGGGTATTACATTCCGTCCGCCGAGCCATCCGATCGTACGGTAGTCCTGGTTCATGGCTATTATAGTCAAGGTAGGGAAATGGGCGCTTTCGCCAAGCTCTATCATGAGATGGGCTTTCATGTGCTTATGCCCGATAACCGGGGCCATGGACAAAGCGGTGGAAGCTACATCGGTTTCGGCTGGCCGGATCGCCGGGACATTATCAGGTGGATCGGTTATGTTGTGAAACGGAGTGGACCGCAGACGCAGATGCTGCTGCATGGGGTCTCGATGGGCGGCGCCACCGTGCTTATGACCAGCGGGGAGAAGCTGCCGGAACAGGTCAAATGCATCGTATCGGACTGCGCCTATACTTCGATTAAAGATATCCTGACGTATCAGCTGAAGCAGATGTACAAGCTGCCGCCGTTTCCGCTGCTCCCCATTACGAGTCTGATGAGCAAGCTCCGTGCGGGTTACTTTTTTGGTGAAGGATCGGCGCTTAAACAGGTGGCAATGACAAAACTGCCCATTCTCTTCATCCACGGGGATAAGGATACATTTGTTCCGTTTGAAATGGTCAATCGCCTTGCGGCCGCTGCCGGAGGAGAGAAGGAGCTCTATGTGGTGCCCGGTGCGGTTCATGCGAATGCGTATTTTATGGATAAAAAGAGCTATCGTGAACGGATCGGCCGCTTTGCGTCCCGTTATTTGGGCGTTGCTCTGGCAGATCAGAAGCGTTCCTCCCATCTGGATGGAAATAATGATAGCCGCGAACGGATTCAACTGGATGACCGAACGTAA
- a CDS encoding NAD(P)H-dependent oxidoreductase, translating into MKIYVIYDSENGHTEALARSVMEGVTAVDGAEAEISHVNDADIYKLEDMDAIIWGCPGHFGTISAGLKNWIDRLGYLWAQGKLVGKVGGVFCTTATVHGGLESTLINLITPMLHNGMIIVGLPGNIPENALYGSYYGVGVTCPVELSENDPKNLPSENDLILGRALGRRVAEVTKQLVASSTAR; encoded by the coding sequence ATGAAAATATATGTGATTTATGATAGTGAGAATGGACATACCGAGGCGCTTGCGCGCTCTGTGATGGAGGGTGTGACCGCCGTAGACGGGGCCGAAGCCGAAATTTCCCACGTGAATGATGCTGATATCTACAAGCTGGAGGATATGGATGCGATTATTTGGGGATGCCCGGGTCATTTCGGTACGATCAGCGCCGGACTCAAAAACTGGATTGACCGCCTGGGCTACCTGTGGGCACAGGGCAAGCTGGTTGGGAAAGTCGGGGGCGTATTTTGCACAACAGCTACTGTTCACGGCGGACTGGAGTCGACCCTGATCAACCTGATTACGCCGATGCTTCATAACGGCATGATTATTGTCGGACTGCCCGGGAATATTCCGGAAAATGCATTATACGGATCATACTACGGTGTTGGCGTAACCTGTCCTGTTGAGCTGTCGGAGAATGATCCGAAGAACCTACCAAGTGAAAATGATCTGATCCTCGGTCGTGCGTTAGGCAGACGGGTAGCTGAGGTAACCAAGCAGCTGGTTGCTTCATCTACGGCAAGGTAG
- a CDS encoding HlyD family secretion protein: MNSRALLVNVLVVIIVLGLGGAAIYYYNQTSSYVKTDNAQVTGQAVSIAAPAAGKLDTWNAQVGQYFKTGDVVGSVTAQGTRVDITVPLSSTIVQQTAIPHSYVAPGTSLARGFNLNNLWISANIEETKLDKIKVGQTVDVYVDAFPDTTLTGKIDQIGLATASTFSMFPSTNSNANYTKVTQVVPIIITIEGYKGLGIVPGMNATVRIHI; encoded by the coding sequence ATGAACTCACGCGCACTTCTTGTCAATGTACTCGTCGTCATTATTGTGCTCGGACTGGGCGGAGCGGCGATCTACTATTACAATCAGACATCCAGCTACGTCAAAACGGACAATGCCCAGGTAACCGGACAAGCCGTTTCGATCGCTGCGCCAGCTGCTGGTAAACTGGACACCTGGAATGCCCAAGTCGGTCAATATTTTAAAACCGGTGATGTGGTCGGGAGTGTAACTGCTCAGGGCACCCGGGTCGATATTACCGTTCCGCTCAGTTCAACAATCGTTCAGCAAACGGCCATTCCTCATTCCTATGTAGCACCGGGGACCTCGCTGGCCAGAGGCTTCAATCTGAATAATCTGTGGATTTCGGCCAATATAGAAGAAACCAAGCTGGATAAAATCAAGGTTGGTCAAACGGTGGATGTCTATGTAGATGCTTTTCCAGATACAACGCTCACCGGCAAAATCGATCAGATTGGTCTGGCCACTGCTTCGACGTTCTCCATGTTTCCAAGTACGAACTCCAACGCCAACTACACCAAAGTGACGCAGGTCGTGCCCATTATCATCACGATTGAGGGCTACAAAGGTCTCGGAATTGTCCCTGGCATGAACGCTACCGTCCGAATTCACATTTAG
- a CDS encoding DHA2 family efflux MFS transporter permease subunit, protein MEKEFHMGRTLTVLLLGAFISILNQTLLNVAIPHLMNEFNVSATTVQWLSTAYMLVNGVLVPVTAFLINSYGTRALFMSAMGLFTAGAVLCSLSNSFVLMLVGRIIQASGAGIIMPVVMNVFLTVFPPEKRGTAMGTMGIAMMFAPALGPTLSGWIVEHYTWRILFLMVIPLALLDILFAFRWLTNVNKLTKPKFDFWGVVFSTLGFGMLLYGFSSAGDKGWESFTVLGSLFVGIVFIMLFVLRELKIEVPMLEFRVFKYDIFTVSTIVGGLVNMVMFGAMLLLPIYLQNIRGFTPLQSGLLLLPGALLMGVMSPISGAIFDKIGARPLAIVGLFITAVMTFEFSKLTSDTSFSHLMVIYTIRSFGMSLIMMSVQTEGLNSLPPRLGAHGTAMSNTMRQVAGSIGTALLITVMSTRATTHIADAANHYTADNPFIGEDLAALSQSMSTTAGVPVETGYSLVLQSVFGIVSEKGTIEGINDAFIVATWIAIIALILSFFLRRARKPAKKPKHAK, encoded by the coding sequence ATGGAAAAAGAATTTCATATGGGGCGCACGCTCACCGTACTGCTGCTTGGAGCGTTCATCTCCATTCTGAACCAGACGCTGCTGAACGTAGCCATCCCCCATTTGATGAATGAATTCAATGTATCGGCTACGACCGTCCAGTGGCTGTCCACTGCCTATATGCTGGTGAACGGCGTGCTGGTGCCGGTTACGGCGTTTTTGATTAACTCTTACGGAACAAGGGCTCTCTTCATGTCCGCCATGGGATTGTTTACCGCCGGTGCCGTGCTGTGCTCGCTTAGTAATTCCTTCGTGCTCATGCTCGTTGGACGGATTATTCAGGCCAGCGGCGCAGGGATTATTATGCCTGTGGTAATGAACGTATTTCTGACGGTCTTTCCACCTGAAAAAAGGGGCACCGCGATGGGCACGATGGGGATCGCCATGATGTTCGCACCTGCCCTCGGGCCGACGCTGTCCGGCTGGATTGTTGAACACTACACCTGGCGGATCCTGTTTCTCATGGTCATTCCGCTGGCGCTGCTGGATATCCTTTTTGCCTTCAGGTGGCTGACCAACGTCAACAAGCTCACCAAGCCGAAGTTCGATTTTTGGGGTGTGGTTTTCTCAACGCTTGGCTTCGGAATGCTGTTATACGGCTTCAGCTCCGCAGGAGACAAGGGCTGGGAGAGCTTTACCGTACTCGGTTCCCTGTTTGTCGGAATTGTCTTCATTATGCTGTTCGTCCTGCGTGAACTGAAAATAGAAGTTCCCATGCTTGAGTTCAGGGTCTTCAAATATGATATCTTTACAGTCTCAACCATTGTCGGCGGGCTTGTTAACATGGTCATGTTCGGTGCGATGCTGCTGCTGCCGATCTATCTGCAGAACATCCGCGGCTTCACGCCCCTTCAGTCCGGCCTTCTCCTCCTGCCGGGCGCTTTACTGATGGGTGTGATGTCGCCGATCTCCGGCGCGATCTTCGATAAGATCGGGGCGAGACCGCTGGCAATTGTCGGACTGTTCATCACCGCCGTGATGACGTTTGAGTTCAGTAAGCTGACTTCGGACACCTCCTTCTCGCATCTGATGGTCATATATACCATACGGAGTTTTGGCATGTCGCTCATCATGATGTCCGTGCAGACCGAGGGTCTGAATTCGCTGCCGCCGCGCCTCGGCGCCCACGGTACGGCCATGTCCAATACGATGCGGCAGGTGGCCGGGTCCATCGGAACCGCCCTGCTCATTACCGTGATGTCGACCCGGGCAACCACTCATATCGCCGATGCCGCCAATCACTACACAGCCGATAATCCCTTTATAGGCGAGGATTTGGCCGCGCTGAGCCAGAGTATGTCCACGACGGCCGGTGTCCCTGTAGAGACGGGCTACAGCTTGGTATTACAAAGCGTGTTCGGGATCGTCTCCGAAAAAGGCACCATCGAGGGGATCAACGATGCCTTTATTGTGGCAACCTGGATTGCCATCATTGCCTTGATTTTGTCCTTCTTCCTGCGCAGAGCGCGCAAGCCGGCGAAGAAGCCGAAGCATGCCAAGTAA
- a CDS encoding alkaline phosphatase, with the protein MIRKKRSIVQAALCLTAAVSLVISGGIVQAKGNAAPTKAKNVILFVGDGMGAAQRDAIRLNTVGLNGNLQMDDMPYSAFLRTHSTTAVTDSAAAGTAIASGVKTYNGAVGVDANKKPVKTLLEVAKGLGKSTGLVTTSQITDATPAVFGSHVEDRSQQSKIAKQYLDNSKVDVLLGGGEDFWYPAGNPGKFEDHPAEDPTEESKGTEGNLVDHAKKLGYQYVTSKEELQKAKNGKILGLFANEEMFQQKPEGEGDVYNPVVPLKDMTQKALDTLSTNKKGFFLMVEEEGTDEMAHENNAKLTIKAGQELDKAVGVAKEFAKKHPDTLVLVLADHETGGFALEGVDDKDESGDGISKEDGPFSIYGSKEQFFVDWTTSGHTGVDIPLTAMGSGAELFTGVHENTYVHDAILKAWGLMK; encoded by the coding sequence ATGATAAGAAAGAAACGGAGCATCGTACAAGCCGCACTGTGCCTGACAGCGGCTGTAAGTCTTGTGATTTCCGGAGGGATTGTTCAAGCCAAAGGGAACGCAGCGCCCACGAAAGCAAAAAATGTAATCCTGTTTGTCGGTGACGGCATGGGAGCAGCGCAGCGGGATGCCATCCGCCTGAATACAGTTGGTTTAAATGGCAACCTTCAGATGGACGATATGCCTTATTCCGCATTTCTCCGCACCCATTCTACAACCGCAGTAACCGATTCAGCTGCTGCAGGAACAGCGATTGCCAGCGGTGTCAAAACATATAACGGCGCCGTAGGCGTTGATGCGAATAAAAAACCTGTTAAAACCCTGCTGGAAGTTGCAAAAGGTCTCGGCAAATCAACGGGTCTCGTGACGACTAGCCAGATTACAGATGCGACACCGGCGGTGTTTGGTTCCCATGTTGAGGACCGTTCACAGCAAAGCAAGATCGCAAAGCAATATCTCGATAACAGCAAGGTAGACGTGCTGCTCGGAGGCGGAGAAGATTTCTGGTATCCTGCCGGCAATCCGGGTAAATTCGAAGATCATCCCGCCGAAGACCCAACGGAAGAAAGCAAAGGAACGGAAGGCAATCTGGTGGATCACGCCAAAAAACTCGGCTATCAATATGTGACGAGCAAAGAGGAGCTGCAAAAAGCGAAGAACGGAAAAATTCTCGGGCTGTTCGCTAATGAGGAGATGTTCCAGCAAAAGCCTGAGGGAGAAGGCGATGTGTACAACCCGGTTGTACCGCTGAAGGACATGACGCAGAAGGCGCTGGATACCCTCTCCACGAACAAAAAAGGATTTTTCCTGATGGTTGAAGAGGAAGGAACCGATGAAATGGCGCATGAAAACAACGCGAAGCTGACGATCAAGGCCGGACAGGAGCTGGATAAAGCGGTGGGCGTTGCCAAAGAATTCGCGAAAAAGCATCCGGATACGCTAGTACTGGTGCTGGCTGATCATGAAACCGGCGGCTTTGCACTCGAAGGTGTGGATGATAAGGATGAGTCTGGTGACGGAATCTCGAAAGAGGATGGACCATTCAGTATCTACGGCTCCAAGGAGCAGTTCTTCGTGGACTGGACGACTTCGGGACATACCGGAGTTGATATTCCACTGACTGCGATGGGAAGCGGCGCGGAGCTCTTCACCGGCGTCCATGAAAATACGTACGTTCATGACGCGATTCTTAAAGCTTGGGGACTCATGAAGTAA
- the fumC gene encoding class II fumarate hydratase, whose translation MEFRIEKDTIGEIKVPADKLWAAQTQRSFENFKIGTEKMPLELIREFAILKKSAALANKELGKLNAEKADAIVAAADEVIAGKLNDHFPLAVWQTGSGTQSNMNVNEVIANRANQMLQEKGSEQRIHPNDDVNKSQSSNDTFPTAMHIAALIAVEDQVLPAIAKLKETFLTKSEEYMDIIKIGRTHLQDATPLTLGQEISGWHRMLEKSESMIRTSIESLRELAIGGTAVGTGINAHPKFGDMTAANISKLTGKTFTSALNKFHALTSHDELVYVHGALKALAADLMKIANDVRWLASGPRCGIGELVIPANEPGSSIMPGKVNPTQSEAITMVVCQVMGNDAAIGFAASQGNFELNVFKPVIIFNFLQSARLLADAMVSFNDHCAVGIEPNRSVIERNLNQSLMLVTALNPHIGYENAAAVAKMAHKEGLTLKEAALKSNLLTEEQFDAVVRPEQMIHPKED comes from the coding sequence GTGGAATTCAGAATTGAAAAAGACACCATTGGTGAAATTAAAGTTCCTGCGGACAAGCTGTGGGCAGCCCAAACGCAGCGGAGCTTTGAAAACTTCAAAATCGGCACAGAAAAAATGCCGCTGGAACTGATCCGCGAATTTGCGATCCTGAAAAAAAGTGCGGCTCTTGCCAATAAAGAGCTGGGCAAGCTCAACGCCGAGAAGGCCGATGCCATCGTGGCAGCAGCCGATGAGGTCATCGCAGGCAAGCTGAACGATCACTTCCCGCTGGCTGTTTGGCAAACCGGAAGCGGCACCCAGTCGAATATGAATGTGAATGAGGTTATCGCGAACCGCGCCAACCAAATGCTTCAGGAAAAAGGCAGCGAGCAGCGCATTCATCCGAACGATGACGTCAACAAATCGCAAAGCTCGAACGATACGTTCCCAACAGCGATGCATATCGCGGCACTCATTGCCGTTGAGGATCAAGTCCTCCCTGCCATCGCCAAGCTGAAGGAAACGTTCCTTACGAAGAGCGAAGAGTATATGGATATTATCAAAATCGGCAGAACGCATCTGCAGGATGCTACTCCGCTTACGCTCGGCCAAGAAATCAGCGGCTGGCACCGTATGCTGGAGAAAAGCGAAAGCATGATCCGCACCAGCATCGAATCGCTGCGTGAGCTGGCGATCGGCGGAACAGCTGTCGGCACAGGCATTAATGCTCATCCGAAGTTCGGCGACATGACGGCTGCCAACATCAGCAAGCTGACCGGCAAAACCTTCACCTCCGCCTTGAACAAATTCCATGCGCTCACAAGCCATGACGAGCTCGTGTATGTTCACGGCGCGCTGAAAGCGCTTGCCGCCGATCTCATGAAAATCGCCAACGATGTGCGCTGGCTGGCCAGTGGTCCGCGCTGTGGCATTGGTGAGCTTGTTATTCCTGCCAACGAGCCGGGCAGCTCCATTATGCCGGGTAAAGTGAACCCTACTCAAAGTGAAGCGATCACGATGGTCGTATGCCAGGTTATGGGTAATGATGCTGCAATCGGCTTTGCTGCCAGCCAAGGCAACTTTGAGCTGAACGTGTTCAAGCCGGTGATCATTTTCAACTTCCTGCAATCCGCACGCCTGCTGGCGGACGCAATGGTATCCTTCAATGACCACTGCGCCGTAGGCATCGAGCCAAACCGTTCCGTGATTGAACGCAATCTGAACCAATCGCTGATGCTGGTAACGGCACTCAATCCGCATATCGGCTATGAAAATGCCGCAGCGGTAGCCAAGATGGCTCACAAGGAAGGACTGACCTTGAAGGAAGCGGCTCTGAAGAGCAACCTGCTGACCGAAGAGCAGTTCGATGCTGTGGTGCGTCCGGAGCAAATGATTCATCCGAAGGAAGACTAA
- a CDS encoding MFS transporter — MKRMLWVILMMSVGATFTSPLFPLYQEHYQLSSLQITILFAVYALFLLPSLLIVGSRGSRWGLKRVLRISIWISIAATILFMGSQQAWLVYAARILEGIAYGTFTGTAVAFLLQQSPKGQAKKAITLSGITVSVGFGLGPALTGLVIQYVHVMPLRVPFWFLTLLLVSAWAALETLKDHDFEAQKSRDETAPAPISLGVPADIRRHFWSFSALPIFTLFTLNGIILSLIPSFVKSVIHTTNLSVSGLLILLLLGGGALMQLLPWVKYPVTRLRIGIVLLAIGAWLVVFSGSTGSIILLWIGVLVQAIGSGWTFQISLQLAGELPNPEERPKVITSFYLAGYSGFIVPIVGTGILTYFFDLHVSLIVLNILASLLVLYMLAYSVRFARYYSARKSQLLSQEQTISAAPKIGCEGALQEQF; from the coding sequence ATGAAACGAATGTTATGGGTCATTCTGATGATGTCCGTCGGAGCCACCTTCACCTCACCGCTATTCCCGCTCTATCAGGAGCATTATCAATTAAGCAGCCTGCAGATTACGATCTTATTTGCGGTCTATGCCCTCTTCCTGCTGCCGTCGCTGCTCATAGTGGGATCAAGAGGAAGCAGGTGGGGATTAAAAAGAGTTCTTCGCATCAGTATCTGGATTTCAATCGCGGCTACGATTCTTTTTATGGGGAGTCAGCAGGCGTGGCTGGTCTATGCGGCGAGGATACTCGAAGGCATTGCATACGGCACCTTTACGGGAACGGCAGTAGCTTTCCTGCTGCAGCAGAGTCCCAAAGGCCAAGCGAAAAAAGCAATCACCTTATCGGGAATCACGGTGTCCGTTGGTTTTGGTCTCGGGCCGGCACTGACCGGACTCGTCATCCAATATGTGCATGTCATGCCGCTGCGAGTGCCGTTCTGGTTCTTGACCTTACTGCTGGTTAGCGCTTGGGCTGCTCTTGAAACGTTAAAGGATCATGACTTCGAGGCACAGAAAAGTAGGGACGAAACGGCACCTGCACCTATTTCTCTCGGAGTTCCCGCAGATATCCGCCGCCATTTCTGGTCTTTCAGTGCCCTACCGATCTTTACGTTGTTTACGCTGAACGGAATCATCCTTTCACTGATCCCTTCCTTTGTAAAAAGTGTGATCCATACTACTAATCTTTCCGTGTCAGGGTTGCTGATTCTGCTGCTTCTGGGAGGCGGAGCCCTCATGCAGCTGCTTCCATGGGTTAAATACCCGGTAACCCGCCTGCGTATCGGTATTGTATTGCTGGCTATAGGTGCCTGGCTCGTCGTATTCTCGGGTTCAACGGGAAGCATCATCTTGCTCTGGATCGGAGTTCTTGTTCAGGCAATCGGCAGCGGCTGGACGTTCCAGATCAGTCTGCAGCTTGCCGGAGAGCTTCCCAATCCGGAGGAGCGTCCGAAAGTAATTACAAGCTTCTATTTGGCTGGATACTCCGGCTTTATCGTTCCCATTGTGGGCACCGGCATTCTGACGTATTTCTTCGACCTGCATGTGTCGCTGATCGTATTGAATATTCTGGCTTCCTTGCTGGTACTCTACATGCTGGCGTATTCAGTCCGATTTGCGAGATATTATAGCGCCCGTAAGTCACAGCTGCTGTCACAAGAGCAAACAATATCCGCAGCACCCAAGATTGGATGCGAAGGGGCACTTCAAGAGCAGTTCTAA
- a CDS encoding TetR/AcrR family transcriptional regulator, with protein sequence MGRHKEFDQEKAVDQALDLFWEKGYESTSIQDLCDHLGIHRGSLYDTFGDKHELFLACLDRFSERADENYNYILKENSDSPKEQLERYFSKVIDISMNNAAHGRGCLMTNTTLGPVVYVPNVASRIEAHATNTEALFFSFLMRAQKKGCLKSKHSPRELARFLAGTKQGLHVMARTAADRSVLEDFCKVAISVML encoded by the coding sequence GTGGGGAGACATAAAGAGTTTGACCAGGAAAAGGCTGTTGATCAGGCACTCGACCTATTCTGGGAGAAGGGCTATGAAAGCACTTCTATTCAGGATCTGTGTGATCACCTGGGGATTCACCGGGGCAGTCTCTACGACACGTTTGGGGATAAACATGAGTTATTCTTGGCCTGCCTGGACCGTTTCAGTGAACGGGCTGATGAAAATTATAATTATATTTTAAAAGAAAACAGCGATTCGCCCAAGGAACAGCTGGAACGCTATTTCTCCAAAGTGATCGATATATCCATGAACAACGCGGCACATGGGCGCGGCTGTTTAATGACGAATACGACGCTTGGACCCGTGGTATATGTGCCGAATGTGGCCAGCCGGATTGAGGCCCATGCGACGAATACGGAGGCTTTATTTTTTAGCTTCTTAATGCGTGCACAGAAAAAAGGATGCCTGAAAAGCAAACACAGTCCCCGCGAGCTGGCGCGATTTCTCGCCGGAACCAAACAGGGGCTGCATGTGATGGCGCGGACTGCGGCGGATCGCAGCGTGCTTGAAGATTTCTGTAAAGTGGCAATTTCGGTCATGCTGTAA